AAGgacacaaaatgctggacttttggtagttcctaggatagcaaagtcatctaaaggaggtagagctttttcacatttggctcccaaactctggaatagccttcctgataatgttcggggttcagacacactctctctgtttaaatatagattaaaaacacatctcttgtgCCAAGCATTCgagaataatgcatctcataatttgtgactgcagtagtatctgatcaaatgcgcattattattatttagcttgggtaaaactaattaattttactttgttggaacagcagctacactaATGATGTTTCTatttgtctctctgttttgtcacggatttacatcccgtggtaactaggatttacacaagctccagtttggatccagaacacctgagaagagatgatgctgaccctcagaggaccccagatgatgctaaccctgaaaaaacatacataactaacaaatattgctacttactatgcaatcacataatatttggtgttatttattGTTAGTAGTGTTGTattgtcttgtattattattattattattttattcctgtcatttgcacataaactgatcaccacttataagctactactaaatattgtagaaacttaattttctttaaagttgctttgtaaggATTtctatcgtaaaaagcgctatacaaataaacttaacttgaattgaattgaatatttatagcaaatgtaaaagcccttttacaccaaaaagtgtaatgaataaacttcaggctgaaggaaaagtaaatttatGTCTGTACAGTACAATACAGGAGAAGAAGGTTTAACTTCAGCAATAAAACCAAAAAAGTCactgaagcacaattgttagtttatgtaaagtcatttttgcttattagtatggttgaactggatcatcaaaggtcagcagcaaagacattagttaataaaatgggattagatacatttgtgttaacacatttaattattgcacGTTTGTgtaatattctgagtttgcatttcaccattttaattcattttaatgaatactCCCGGGGCCTGGCTCACTTCTTCCGCTGCGGGTGCACCCAGGGTCTGTGGTGTCCCAGAGCCGGAGTGAATAACACCATCTTTATTAATTTAGGCCAGACAAGAACTGGTCCCTTAGCCTTAGACTTGGTTTACCCATTTCTGTCATCTAGTGGAGTCACCTTTGACACTATAAATAttcagtattattaatattaatttgttaatattaatttgACTGCACTGAACTGCATTAAGCTGAATAATGATGCTGATGACTTCTGTAGAGCTTCTTTATAGCAGAATTGGAGTTTCAGTCATATCTAAAGAAAGTTtgcatcatttattgttatttttctgtttgttgcTGTGAAGCTGTTTTgagacaatctgtattgtataaataaaggtgagaTAATTTGACTTGTGTTCTCCACTTGCCAATTAAAAATGTAAGCTTTAAAAAATAAGAGAATCCACTGTTTCACTTGAAAATTTGGTCAGGAAAAACtttattttccaaaaacaaaaactcaggagatacaagaaaaacatcaaccaaaagttaatttaatgtataataatgtatTGTATCAATGTCTTCATCCATAATGCATcaatatattcataaaaataaataatctcaaTAGTTGTTTGAAGAACAAATGAAATGTTTCCTCTAAATTATTCCTGAAAATGAGTTCTAATGAACTGACTGTCTTCTCCAGTGACATGTCACTTTGGAAACGTACACTCTCACGCTCTCAGACACTGGTGTATTTATTGTGGAATCATATGGAACTTTATTAAATTCCAAAGTCTGAAATCTTTTATTACTACTAAGTAATGGCTTTTCAGTTAAgtcacaattttcacttttatatatatatatatatatatatatatatatatatatatatatatatatatataacattttctagTTTCTTGTAGTGGTTCTGAggtcttaaaaatgtaattaaaagtaCAAATAGTCCATGTAGTCTGTAAAATAGAATGCACTCAGTTACATGcaattttaatacaattattttttttaaaagtgggttTAGATGGAGTTCAATGTGTTACACTACACATTTCAAGATATTTTGACAAATGATCAGATCATGACACATGATGCCAATATAGTGCATTAACACAAATAAGCAAAACATACTGTATTTTATGCTGTATCTTGTGCCTTTATGCTTAAATGTTGAACATCTATTATTTTAAGCAACAAAACTaaacgaatgaataaataaataaacatgcactTTGTTCCACATAAACATTACAGATTTAGAGGACAAATGGAAATGTCTTTTTCCATCATACCTGATTTGCAGTATTTTCAATGTTCCCAAGAGATAAAAAAAGAATCCCACAgtaaataatactgtaataataacaatattttgtataatatattcAAAGTTCATGGACACATTTTACTTGCTATCTGAATaggcaatttaatatttattgacAAAATCAATATTCTTTGCTACTCAGCCTAAAGACTAaaatatgcaagaaaaaataCAACAATCTTCTCTCGAGGAGAGGAAACTAGTGCATCATGGCAACTGCACACATACAGTCTCATGTATTTGTTTATTGTCGAGAGGCTACAATTGATTCCATGTTTCAAgtgtaataaaaaagaaacagtttTTCATAGTTAACCTGTATTCCCAAGACTTTCTCAAATGTCCTATAATGTAAAGGAGCAGCAGTCATTGTGAGTAGATGGACCAGTATATGATGTTGAAGAGAGTATAGGCTCCAGGGAAGATGACCCGTGAGTATTTGTCTATGGCATGAGTGTCTATAAATAAGCTGCTGCTGGAGCTTACAGCAGGTCTTTGAGCTCCCTGCTCATTATCCAGGACCAGATGAACCAGGAACTGCTCCTGTTTGTCTCCGTTCAGCTCCGACATGCCGTAGTTCCCTGTGGTCATCATGTCCATGTCGCTGTAGCTGCTGCTCATCATCATCTGACCAGGATGGGTCATCCCACACATACACGGCAACTGCTggatcacacaatcacacattgCATGCTCGGAATTTAAAGCACATTAATCAGATAACACAAAAAACCTGTCATTTTCCTGCTAAAGTGCATATAATACATTCAAGTTCTCACTCACTCATTTTTAGGCTCTGCTAGAATACATAACATGATTtcaagtacaatttttttttaatatatgtacatAAATTACACATAGGATCATTCTTATAAacttagaatttatcttaaaacTTAAGAATTTCTTAAATCCCAGCTTAATTAAATACTAGTACAGTGTCTACATTCTTTATGGCCTTGCTAAAATGGTGTATTAACCACCACACAAGTAcaagtacattttaataaattataactaAACGCTTTTGGCTTACCCTGCTGCTAAGCGTCCTCTCTTTGCGCTCCTGTAGAGTGGACAGGTAATTGACAGCGGCGTACTCGATCACAGACAGGAAGACAAAGACGAAGCTGACCCAAAGGTAAATGTCCACAGCTTTGATGTAGGAGACTCTGGGCATGGAGGCGTTCACTCCAGTGATGATGGTGGACATGGTGAGCACCGTCGTGATGCCTACATAAGATCAGTTTATTCAAAAGTGCAGAACGCAAAACGtgcatgttttatgaaatgttacAATGACACATGCTGCAGTGGTTTGCAGCAAGATGCAATTAACGTGATTCAGCTGAAACATCTCACCCAGAGGAACCCGAGCAGGAACAGCTCTCCGGTCGATCCAGAAGGACACCCATGACAGCATGACCATCAGAGTGGCAGGAAAGTAGGTCTGAAGCAGGAAGAAGAAGATATGACGACGCAGAGTGAAGTTGATGTAAAGACGATTGTACCAACCTGCAGAGAAGATAGAAGAGAAAAATGTCAGTTTCAGTCATTATACAACACCACTGATGAAGAAGTACAGGGTTCCTGGAGCCAACACTATCAAAACATAGCTAGTTCTGATATGGTTAATTATGGTAGGAGCTAAACTCtctggtttttattatttttatttagtctcTAGTATCTATCTATAgacatgctaaatatctggacatgTTGGGGACTCACAGTCCTGCAGTGTGAAATGTGTTTTGACAGGATATGACATCGGCGACGacctacagccaatgagagaacAGATACAGGGCAAGGAAACGTTCAGTGAGAGGAGTCATAATAGATCTGCATCAGTAAGCCACCATTCATAttcctttttctttttactgCAAATTAGTGTACAGGCCACTTGGATCGCAAGCTGTTTTGCTGACTCCTGTTTTTGACAGCGCAATCTTTTTCGCATGATTATTTCCCGTatcagtttttgtgtgtgtttggttgtgaaacataGTTTGTAGACCAGACCGAGTTGTCAGCGGTTGTGCAGTGTGAACCCGGAGTTTAGCTcttacacacacacctgaaagTGTCTAGTAATCCTAAAGAGTTTGATTAGCTGATTCAGGTTTATTTacttagagctaaactctgcaggatatgGATTGGACATCCCTGGAGTAAGTGAAGAGAACACAACACATTCATTATGGTACTGTCAACTCTTTAATTACTATCATACTAACAATCATCTCAATCAATGCATCAGTTATTTACATGATTAATATTAGCTTGCAGCAAATGGAGGTTCTTGCTGACACAGCATAATCAACATCATGGAGTTTAGATTAATTTAAAGCTTTGGGAAAATTAAATACTGTGTGTATCCTGCATAAATTCTATCTAGATAACTTCCATATGtgttttacttttagtttacCTTGAACTAAGCTGTCTTTAACTGCCATTTGGCTGTTTTTGCATTGCATCAAAAATTCTAAGTTCTTTCATAAAGTTGTGTTTCCAAATAGTAATTTTTACAGATTTACAGTCTTTGCTAATCATGAATTACATGAGATGAATTACATGAGATGAATTACATGAGACAATATGAAGGATGGTAACGCCTGTCAGTGTAAAGATGGTCAGTACTGGTTTTGGTGGGGTTAGTGATGGACAGAGATGCGATCCTCGGTACCTGTGCTGCTGTAGAAAGCTAGTTTTGTGGTGGTGTGAAACTCCTGAATGAGGAACTGAGAAAGAGAGATCTTCTCATCCGTCTGCAGAGATTTGTTTCCTCTCTTCCAGTACAGCATGAGGTCGTCATCAGTATAGGCATCTGGAAATCAAATAAAGCCATACGTATCATCTCACAAAGACTGAAACACTAAATGTTTACGTCAGCTGTATTATGTTTAGACTCACAGCTCTCGATCTCCAGGGAGCACGTCTGGGTGTCCAGGGGAAAGTGAGAGAGATCCATATTGCACATCGCTGTGACTGTAACCCTGTTGTGAACAGAGCAACAGATTTTATtcctttttatataaattatgattACAGGGTTAATCATATGATTATGATTAAAATACTTTTACTATATTGCATGATTTAGAagtacattttgatgtttgcattACACAATGAGCTCCACGTGTAT
The genomic region above belongs to Carassius carassius chromosome 18, fCarCar2.1, whole genome shotgun sequence and contains:
- the LOC132092778 gene encoding gamma-aminobutyric acid receptor subunit rho-1-like isoform X2, which produces MHADVCFMLCACFFSTGALQLRGQVFQTCSQTRSKRETTRTQREAHKPGSTLLMRSPDVTKAPVTKSEQLLKLDDHDFTMRPGFGGPAIPVGVDVQLESLDTISEVDMDFTMTLYLRHYWKDERLSFPSNTNQSMTFDGRLVKKIWVPDIFFVHSKRSFIHDTTTENVMLRVHPDGKVLYSLRVTVTAMCNMDLSHFPLDTQTCSLEIESYAYTDDDLMLYWKRGNKSLQTDEKISLSQFLIQEFHTTTKLAFYSSTGWYNRLYINFTLRRHIFFFLLQTYFPATLMVMLSWVSFWIDRRAVPARVPLGITTVLTMSTIITGVNASMPRVSYIKAVDIYLWVSFVFVFLSVIEYAAVNYLSTLQERKERTLSSRLPCMCGMTHPGQMMMSSSYSDMDMMTTGNYGMSELNGDKQEQFLVHLVLDNEQGAQRPAVSSSSSLFIDTHAIDKYSRVIFPGAYTLFNIIYWSIYSQ
- the LOC132092778 gene encoding gamma-aminobutyric acid receptor subunit rho-1-like isoform X1, with product MHADVCFMLCACFFSTGALQLRGQVFQTCSQTRSKRETTRTQREAHKPGSTLLMRSPDVTKAPVTKSEQLLKLDDHDFTMRPGFGGPAIPVGVDVQLESLDTISEVDMDFTMTLYLRHYWKDERLSFPSNTNQSMTFDGRLVKKIWVPDIFFVHSKRSFIHDTTTENVMLRVHPDGKVLYSLRVTVTAMCNMDLSHFPLDTQTCSLEIESYAYTDDDLMLYWKRGNKSLQTDEKISLSQFLIQEFHTTTKLAFYSSTGWYNRLYINFTLRRHIFFFLLQTYFPATLMVMLSWVSFWIDRRAVPARVPLGITTVLTMSTIITGVNASMPRVSYIKAVDIYLWVSFVFVFLSVIEYAAVNYLSTLQERKERTLSSRQLPCMCGMTHPGQMMMSSSYSDMDMMTTGNYGMSELNGDKQEQFLVHLVLDNEQGAQRPAVSSSSSLFIDTHAIDKYSRVIFPGAYTLFNIIYWSIYSQ